One Sulfitobacter sp. M39 genomic window, ACCAGCCGCCGCCATGAAATCAAGCGTGTCTGAAATGCGGTTCGCGATCTCGCGGTATTTTTCCGCCTTTTCGCTTTCGGTAAAGCCCAGGGTCCAGCCGTGCACCTGATGCACATCGGCATAGCCGCCGGTCGAGAACGCCCGGATCAGGTTCAGGGTCGCGGCGGCCTGTGTGTAGGCGCGCAGCATCTTTTTAGGATCGGGAATGCGGGCGTCGGCGGTAAAGGCGAGCTCGTTGATGATGTCACCGCGGTAGCTTGGCAGTTCCACCCCATCCACGGTTTCGGTCGGCGCTGAACGCGGCTTGGCGAACTGCCCCGCCATGCGGCCCAGCTTGATCACCGGCACCTTGGCACCGTGGGTCAGCACGATGGCCATCTGCAACATCACCTTGAAGGTGTCGCGGATCATATCGCTGCTGAATTGTTCAAAGCTTTCGGCGCAATCGCCGCCCTGAAGCAAGAACGCCTCGCCACGGCCCGCCGCCGCCAGATGCTTTTTCAGCCGCCGCGCTTCACCCGCAAAGACCAACAATGGATAACGGGACAATTCAGCTTCGACCGCGCGCAGCGCGTCCTGATCAGGATAGTCGGGCATCTGGATCCGCGGTTTGTCGCGCCAGCTTGATTTTGTCCAATCGGTCATCATTTTTCTCCGAAGTCCGCAGCGCCCGAAGTGTCAGGCGCAAACATTGTGAAATTGTGGTATATAAAGGTCTGACCCAAGTGACCAGAACCGAAATTCACCCTATTGACCTTCGCCCCCGCCCGTGGGCAAGGTTTTCGGCAGGTTTTTGAGGGCAGCGCCCACTTTGCCCCAACGTATAACGCAAACCTGAAAGGCGACGTGATGAGCGACACCCGTCTGGCCAACCGCATTCTTCCTGACACCGAAAAGACACGGCGCTTTGTCTTTGTGCTGCTTGAAAACTTTACCATGCTCAGCTTTGCCTCGGCGGTGGAATGTCTGCGCATCGCCAACCGCATGGCGGGCCGTCCGGCCTATGACTGGCGTCTGATCGGCGAGGATGGCGGGCGCGTGCGCTGTTCGGCAGGGGCAGAATTCACGCTGGACGGCGATCTTGACGATCTGGGCCGCGACGACACGCTGGTGGTGTGCAGCGGCATCGACGTGCAGGCGGCGACGACAAAGAAGCTGCTGGGATGGCTGCGCCGGGAGGCCCGCAAGGGCATGATGGTCGGCGGTCTGTGCACGGCCGCCTTTACGCTGGCCAAGGCCGGATTGCTGGACGGGAAGAAAGCCACGATCCACTGGGAAAATCAGGATAGCTTCAGCGAAGACTTCGAGGACGTCACACTGACGAAATCGGTCTTTGTGGTGGACGGCAACCGGATGACCACAGCGGGCGGGACATCCTCGATCGATCTGATGCTCAAGCTGATTGCCGACGATCTGGGCGAGGATCTGGCAAATGCCGTCGCCGACCAGCTGATCTATAGCTCCATCCGCACGGATCAGGACACGCAGCGTCTGTCGGTGCCCACCCGTATCGGCGTGCGGCATCCCAAGCTGGGTCAGGTCATCCAGATGATGGAGGCCAATATCGAAGAGCCCATCAGCCCGTCATCATTGGCGCGCGATGTCGGCATGTCCACGCGGCAGCTTGAACGGCTGTTCCGCCGCTACCTCAACCGCAGCCCCAAACGCTATTACATGGAACTGCGTCTGCAAAAGGCGCGGAACCTGCTGATGCAAACGGATATGAGCGTGATCAACGTGGCGCTGGCCTGTGGCTTTGCCTCGCCGTCGCATTTTTCCAAATGCTACCGTGCGCATTATAACACCACACCCTACCGCGAACGCGGGTCCCATGCGGCCAAGCCTGTCGCCTAATTGTTACTGATCCGGTACACCGCCCCGTTCCCGACCGAGATAAACCAGATCGCGCCGTCCGGCGCCTCTATGATGTCGCGAACCCGTGCCGTGGCGGGGGTAGAAATTTGCGCCACCTCGGCCAGCGGGTCGCCCTGTAGCCGCGCGATATAATTGAACTTGAGTGCGCCGACGAAGATATCGCCCCGCCAGTCGGGAAACATCTTGCCCGAATAGACCAGCAACCCCGAGGGCGCTATGGACGGATCCCAGTAGAAGACGGGCTGCTCCATCCCCTCTTTCGCTGTGCCTTCGCCGATCTTGGCACCGGAGTAGTGACGCCCGTAGGATATCACCGGCCAGCCGTAATTTGCGCCCTTGCGGACCGCGTTAACCTCGTCCCCGCCGCGCGCGCCATGTTCTGACACCCAAAGGTTGCCCTCCAGATCAAGCCCTGCCCCTTGCGGGTTGCGATGCCCGTAGGACCAGATTTCCGGCAGCACGTCGTCGCGCCCGACAAACGGGTTATCGGCGGGCACAGTACCGTCACGGTTCACCCGCACGACGGAGCCGTTGTGCTGCCCCAGATCCTGCGCCGCGGGGCGGTCGCCGCGCTCTCCGACGGTGACGAAAAGCGTGCCATCGCGCGCCTCGACCACGCGGCTGCCAAAGTGCTGACCGGCGGCAGACCCGCGTGACATGGTAAAGAGATCGCGAAGATTTTCGAGCCGCGCACCATCCTGCGACAGCTCTGCCGCGGCGAGCGCGGTACCGGCCCCGCCCTCAAGCGCCTTGGCATAGGTCAGGAAAACGGTGCGCGATCTGTCAAAATCCCGTGCCAGCGTGATGTCCAGCAAGCCGCCCTGCCCTGCATCAACGACCTGCGGCGTGCCAGCAACCTCGTGTCTGGCCCCGTCGCGGAGCCGCAACAAG contains:
- a CDS encoding GlxA family transcriptional regulator, coding for MSDTRLANRILPDTEKTRRFVFVLLENFTMLSFASAVECLRIANRMAGRPAYDWRLIGEDGGRVRCSAGAEFTLDGDLDDLGRDDTLVVCSGIDVQAATTKKLLGWLRREARKGMMVGGLCTAAFTLAKAGLLDGKKATIHWENQDSFSEDFEDVTLTKSVFVVDGNRMTTAGGTSSIDLMLKLIADDLGEDLANAVADQLIYSSIRTDQDTQRLSVPTRIGVRHPKLGQVIQMMEANIEEPISPSSLARDVGMSTRQLERLFRRYLNRSPKRYYMELRLQKARNLLMQTDMSVINVALACGFASPSHFSKCYRAHYNTTPYRERGSHAAKPVA
- a CDS encoding PQQ-dependent sugar dehydrogenase, translated to MFLGGMMHQAARAIGALVIAGSVMGAAGVVAQELRITQQVSGLDTPWALAILPNGDVLITERDGRLLRLRDGARHEVAGTPQVVDAGQGGLLDITLARDFDRSRTVFLTYAKALEGGAGTALAAAELSQDGARLENLRDLFTMSRGSAAGQHFGSRVVEARDGTLFVTVGERGDRPAAQDLGQHNGSVVRVNRDGTVPADNPFVGRDDVLPEIWSYGHRNPQGAGLDLEGNLWVSEHGARGGDEVNAVRKGANYGWPVISYGRHYSGAKIGEGTAKEGMEQPVFYWDPSIAPSGLLVYSGKMFPDWRGDIFVGALKFNYIARLQGDPLAEVAQISTPATARVRDIIEAPDGAIWFISVGNGAVYRISNN